A region from the Sulfurivermis fontis genome encodes:
- a CDS encoding ClpXP protease specificity-enhancing factor, with product MTSSRPYLIRALYEWIVDNEMTPHVLVDASYPGTIVPQQFVENGKIVLNIGPFAVQGLAIENESIGCSARFGGVANHIVVPIGAVQAIYARENGRGMVFAEEEETPPPTTPEGNKKPALRVVK from the coding sequence ATGACTTCCAGCCGCCCCTATCTGATCCGCGCCCTGTACGAATGGATCGTCGACAACGAAATGACGCCGCATGTCCTGGTGGATGCCAGCTATCCCGGCACCATCGTGCCGCAGCAATTCGTCGAGAACGGCAAGATCGTGCTCAATATCGGCCCCTTTGCCGTGCAGGGTTTGGCTATTGAAAACGAAAGTATCGGTTGCAGCGCCCGCTTTGGCGGTGTAGCCAATCACATCGTGGTGCCGATCGGCGCGGTACAGGCGATCTATGCGCGGGAAAACGGCCGCGGCATGGTGTTTGCCGAGGAAGAGGAGACCCCACCGCCGACCACGCCGGAAGGAAACAAGAAGCCAGCCTTGCGGGTGGTGAAGTAA
- a CDS encoding cytochrome c1: MKKLVIAFVMAALPAFALAAGAGVHLDKAPVNLRDQASLQRGAQMFVNYCLSCHSAQFMRFNRMGADLGISDEQLKANMMFGTDKVGDTMTIAMAAADSKGWFGNPPPDLSVIARARGADWLYTYMRTFYLDEKKPMGVNNLVFPDVGMPHVLWELQGLQKPVYHTGEDGHATISGFEMVKPGTMTPAEYDAAVGDLVNFLVYMGEPVQLKRQELGVKVLIFLAFFFVLAYLLKKEYWKDVH, from the coding sequence ATGAAAAAGTTGGTAATTGCTTTCGTAATGGCAGCCCTGCCGGCCTTTGCCCTGGCTGCCGGTGCCGGCGTGCACCTGGACAAGGCCCCGGTCAATCTGCGTGACCAGGCCTCCCTGCAGCGTGGTGCCCAGATGTTCGTCAACTACTGTCTGAGCTGTCACTCGGCCCAGTTCATGCGCTTCAATCGCATGGGCGCGGACCTGGGCATCAGCGATGAGCAGCTGAAGGCCAACATGATGTTCGGCACCGACAAGGTGGGCGACACCATGACCATCGCCATGGCGGCGGCGGACTCCAAGGGCTGGTTCGGCAATCCGCCGCCTGACCTGTCGGTCATCGCCCGTGCCCGTGGCGCCGACTGGCTGTACACCTACATGCGCACCTTCTACCTCGACGAGAAGAAGCCCATGGGTGTGAACAACCTGGTGTTCCCGGACGTCGGTATGCCGCACGTGCTGTGGGAGTTGCAGGGTCTGCAGAAGCCGGTGTACCACACGGGTGAGGACGGTCATGCCACCATCAGCGGCTTCGAGATGGTCAAGCCCGGCACCATGACCCCGGCCGAGTACGACGCGGCCGTGGGCGACCTGGTCAACTTCCTGGTCTACATGGGCGAGCCGGTACAGCTGAAGCGTCAGGAGCTGGGTGTGAAGGTACTGATCTTCCTGGCCTTCTTCTTCGTGCTGGCCTATCTGTTGAAGAAGGAATACTGGAAGGACGTGCATTAA
- a CDS encoding glutathione S-transferase N-terminal domain-containing protein, with translation MAVIANRRAAMVLFSGTNDMYSHRVRIVLAEKGIEFERVDVQPGDRLEDLIELNPYNEVPTLVDRELALYDSVIIMEYLDERFPHPPLMPVDPVNRASHRLMLHRIQRDLYTHADVVLHGTEKQASKARKDLRDNLIASLPAFAARPFFLSDEFSLVDCALLPLLWRLPLLGIELPRQATALNAYTERLFRRGAFKASLSDAEKEMR, from the coding sequence ATGGCGGTAATTGCCAACAGACGTGCAGCCATGGTGCTGTTCTCCGGCACCAACGACATGTACAGCCATCGTGTGCGTATCGTACTGGCCGAGAAAGGGATCGAGTTCGAACGAGTGGATGTACAGCCGGGCGACCGCCTGGAAGACCTCATCGAACTGAATCCCTACAACGAGGTTCCCACCCTGGTGGATCGGGAGCTTGCCCTGTACGACTCCGTCATCATCATGGAGTATCTCGATGAGCGTTTCCCCCATCCGCCGTTGATGCCTGTAGACCCGGTAAATCGTGCCAGCCATCGCCTGATGCTGCACCGCATCCAGCGGGATCTCTACACCCACGCCGATGTCGTGCTGCACGGCACCGAGAAGCAGGCCAGCAAGGCGCGCAAAGACCTGCGCGACAATCTGATCGCGTCGCTGCCGGCGTTTGCCGCCAGGCCTTTCTTTCTCAGTGACGAATTTTCCCTGGTCGATTGCGCCCTGTTGCCGCTGCTATGGCGTCTGCCGCTGCTGGGTATTGAACTGCCGCGCCAGGCCACAGCCCTCAATGCCTACACGGAGCGCCTGTTCCGGCGTGGCGCCTTCAAGGCCAGTCTGAGCGATGCCGAGAAAGAGATGCGGTAG
- a CDS encoding cytochrome b N-terminal domain-containing protein — MSTMKKFMAWVDERFPATETWEAHLSKYYAPKNFNFWYFFGSLALLVLVNQILTGVWLAMSYKPDAGLAFASVEYIMRDVDWGWLIRYLHSTGASAFFIVIYLHMFRGLIYGSYRKPRELLWIIGVIIYLVMMATAFFGYLLPWGQMSFWGAQVIVNLFAAVPFVGEELSVWVRGDYVISDATLNRFFAFHFLLPFILAALVFLHIVALHAVGSNNPDGIEIKKNKDENGIPRDGIPFHPYYTVKDIVGVAGFLFIFAAVVFFAPEMGGFFLEAPNFEPANPLKTPEHIAPVWYFTPFYAMLRAIPPIAGSQFPGVLVMFGAIAVLFVLPWLDRSPVKSIRYKGPIFKIAITIFVISFVVLGWLGVQAATPTKTLLAQLFTALYFAFFFLMPWYSKIDKTKPVPERVTE, encoded by the coding sequence GACCGAAACCTGGGAAGCCCACCTTTCCAAGTACTACGCGCCGAAGAACTTCAACTTCTGGTATTTCTTCGGTTCCCTGGCCCTGTTGGTGCTGGTCAACCAGATCCTCACCGGCGTTTGGCTGGCGATGAGCTACAAACCCGATGCCGGTCTGGCCTTCGCCTCCGTCGAGTACATCATGCGCGACGTGGACTGGGGCTGGCTGATCCGCTACCTGCATTCCACCGGCGCGTCGGCCTTCTTCATCGTCATCTATCTGCACATGTTCCGCGGCCTGATCTACGGTTCCTACCGCAAGCCGCGCGAGTTGCTGTGGATCATCGGCGTGATTATCTACCTGGTGATGATGGCCACCGCCTTCTTCGGCTACCTGCTGCCGTGGGGCCAGATGTCGTTCTGGGGTGCCCAGGTTATCGTCAACCTGTTCGCCGCCGTGCCCTTCGTCGGCGAGGAACTGTCGGTCTGGGTACGTGGTGACTACGTCATCTCCGACGCCACCCTGAACCGTTTCTTTGCCTTCCACTTCCTGCTGCCGTTCATCCTGGCCGCCCTGGTGTTCCTGCACATCGTGGCCCTGCACGCGGTGGGTTCCAACAACCCGGATGGCATCGAGATCAAGAAGAACAAGGACGAAAACGGCATTCCGCGTGACGGTATTCCGTTCCATCCCTACTACACCGTGAAGGACATCGTCGGCGTCGCCGGCTTCCTGTTCATCTTCGCGGCGGTAGTGTTCTTCGCACCGGAAATGGGCGGCTTCTTCCTGGAGGCCCCGAACTTCGAACCGGCCAACCCGCTGAAGACGCCTGAGCACATCGCCCCGGTGTGGTACTTCACCCCGTTCTACGCCATGCTGCGCGCCATTCCGCCCATCGCGGGTTCGCAGTTCCCTGGTGTGCTGGTGATGTTCGGTGCCATCGCCGTGCTGTTCGTGTTGCCCTGGCTGGATCGCAGTCCGGTCAAGTCCATCCGCTACAAGGGGCCGATCTTCAAGATCGCCATCACCATCTTCGTGATCTCCTTCGTGGTGCTGGGCTGGCTGGGCGTGCAGGCGGCTACGCCGACCAAGACGCTGCTGGCGCAGCTCTTCACCGCCCTGTACTTCGCGTTCTTCTTCCTGATGCCGTGGTACAGCAAGATCGACAAGACCAAGCCGGTTCCGGAGAGGGTGACAGAATGA